CTACACTTAAACGGAGAGAGACTGGTAACAAGTTGTGGGCGTACTCCACCATAGAGAGTTGCTGGCTTCAGGAGGAAGGGTTCTTGGCCATAAGTGGCCACCACAATTGTTGCTTAACCTAGCCACACTAAAACAATGACCCCACTGAATAACTTAACTCCTCTGGCACAAATAACTGATTCGGTGGACATAAAAGTTTGGAATCAACCAAAACACTGAGATACTTATATTCAGATATTCAGATACAACTTGTAATCTTTCACTTGATACAAAAACGTCTGGCACTACACTTAAACTATTAGTTTTAGTAAAGAACATACTCACTGTTTTAGAGGTGTTTAACTGTAAAAAGCATTGTTCTAGCTAAGCTGTGACATGAACCAGGGATTCTGGAAGTTTATTTGCAACTTGTGACGCACTACTTTGGTGTATATAAATAACAGTGTCATCCGCATACATTTGAATGTTAGTGTATGGACAGAACAATGGAAGATCATTGATGTACAATATAAAAAGTAAAGGACCCAAAATAGATCCTTGTGGAACACCAAAAAATATACTCAGAGGGGCTAACTTATAATTATGTATACTAACATACTGTGTGTGACCTAACAAATAAGATTAAATCCATCCTCACGTATGTGGAGAAAAGTAAAGGTAAAACTTAATAAAGATATAAGAATTCTATGATTTACCGTATTAAAGGCATTAAATACAATAGAGACTGGACAACTATATGAAAAACAGAGAGAGTTTAAATGGAGAGAGAGGATAATGGGAATTGTAGTCTGGAGGGAGACAAATGGAGAAATCTGTTAGATCAGGTCTCCACACCATAGAGAAAATAAAAAACGATCCAGCCCCGGACGCCAGATCACGCAagaaaatataagtttactTGTTTAACAGGCATCTGTCAGTTAAAAGGTTGATTAATTGTTGCTAGAGGAGAGCATAAACACGATGTGAGACGAAGATTAGATGATAAAATAGAACAGTTTTATTGATGGACAGCATCAGTTGCATATGTCTCAATGTTCAAACCTCATCTAACCCCATGAATACAGCACTGTTATATCAAAATTGCTCATCCTTTACACCTTGGGTTTCCATAAACATTCTTTTTTATCTATCtctgtttacacacagacagaacagctgACACATGCTTTTTCAACATGTTATATAAAAGTGGGAGGAGGGCTCGATGCTCCAGTATGTATGCGTATGAGAGCGTTGATCAATTGAGTGTAACAGTTAGCCATCAGTCAACATGCTCGGATTAATTCTGGTGTGGACGTGCATCTTCATTCTCTTTCTTTTCATCCCCATTCCAAGGCCTAAGAACTTTCCTCCTGGACCACGTCCAGTCCCATTTTTTGGAAATCTGCTCCAACTCAACATTGCTAATCCTTTAAAAGACTTTGATAGGGTATGGTATTGCTTTTCCTTTAAATACCAGTTTAAAACCTAAAAGAATATATTTGTGTACAACAATCATTATTTGCTTTCAAACGATATGGCATTGATTTAATATTTCCAGTAATTAATGAGCATTTTTTAGCCTAATGCTTAATGCTATCTTTATGCTTAATACTTTTTAGATGGCAAATTGTTATGGAAAGGTTTACAGTTTGTACATGGGATCAAAACCTACAGTAGTGCTTAATGGTTTTGAGGTTATGAAGGAAGCTCTTGTTAATAAGGCGGTTGAGTTTGCTGGACGCTCTCAAGACCTCATGATCAACCATGTCATGGATGGAGGAGGTAAATTTACTACACACAGTGGTGAATTGTGTTAACATTAATCTGCCTAAAAATACACCCCTCACTTTAATACCTTGTACAGACTAAGGTTAATAAATATTGTGAGTTTATTTGCTTATTGGCTGCTCCAAATAGCGACTTCAAAGAGCAATTTGCAGCCTAACCTGACCAAAAACACACTTGGTATCAACATGGTCAGTGTTGGTCAAGTTACTTGGAAATAGTAAATAGTTATTAATTACTGATTACTTGTCCAAGAAAGTAATCCAGCTATTTTACTGATTACTTAatttcaaaagtaattagttactttacttgttacttaaaaaaagtcatCGGATTACAGTAACACGTTACTTCTAACGCGTTATTGCCCATCACTGAACATGCTGGTCCATAACTCACATTCAAATATACTATAGGTGTTATTTTGTCTGACTATGGCCCTGGTTGGAAAGAACACAGACGCTTTTCTCTCATGACCCTGAGAAACTTTGGTCTGGGGAAGCAAACAATGGAGGAGAGGATTCTGGGAGAGATCTCACATATTGTTGATCAACTGAATAAAGTTGTTGGTAAGAATGTACccattttattatttcattataAATGACAtttgtagctcagttggtagagcattgcattagcagcacaaaaaatCATAGGTTTGATCCTAATACACATACCGATTAAAAGGAGTGTAGGCTTACCTAAAaaactgtaagtcactttggataaaagcatcttccAATATCAATGTCTTGACAACTGTATTTCAGCATCTATATAAACTTACTCATGATGTGCATTGTGTCTTTCAGGAAGCTCCATTGATCCTAAGACTATGTTCCACAATGCTGCATCAAATATCATCTGCATGGTTCTGTTTGGATCTCGCTTTGATTATGATGATGAATTCTTTAAGCGTTTTATTGATATAATTACGGAGAATTTAAAGATCGCCAATGGACCATGGGCTATGGTAAGGAAAATCATAAGTTATGTATACAGTATGTTGAATATGTTGATACTGTTTATCACCGCATCAGACTGTTTTAAACTGTATTTGTAATTTACTTTTGTTTCAATGCAGATTTATGATGCTTTACCTATGGTGAGAAGTCTGCCCTTAAAAGCCTTTAAGAAGGCTTTTACAAATGCCTCTACAGCCAGACAGATGTCTTTAAATTTGATCAACGAGCACAAGAAGACCAGAGTCCCAGGAAAGCCGAGGGACTTCATTGACTGCTATCTGGATGAGCTTGATAAGGTGTGTGGGCATCTGTGATTATGAAAAACTAAAATACAATTCTTCCAATATTTACAGGTTTAAAACCACATTTTAAGATGCATTTATTATGTATTATCACTAAGCCCATGATATCTTTACTTCTCCAGAGAGGTAATGATGGTTCCAGCTTTTGTGAAGACCGACTTACATTGTACATTTTGGATTTGCACTTTGCAGGGACTGATACTACCTCCAATACCCTCCTCACTGGATTCCTCTACCTCATGAATCACCCCGAAGTTCAGGGTCTGTATTTCAAAAACAAATCGAGTTCATTGTGATTATTTTTGCTCTGTTCTTTAGCTTAAATACATGCAAAGATGTCCTTGTCTTTTCTCCAGCGAGATGTCAGCGAGAGATTGATGAAGTTTTGGAAGGTAAAGATCAGGCGTCTTTTGAAGACAGACACAATATGCCGTACACCCAGGCTGTGATTCATGAAGTTCAGCGTGTGGCAAACACCGTACCACTGAGTGTGTTTCACTGCACCACCAAAGACACAGAGCTGATGGGTTACAACATCCCAAAGGTAAGAAAACATCAATATAAACAAGTTTGTCCGACATaatctaaataaattatttctCTGTCCTAGGGAACAGTAGTTATTCCTAATCTTGCATCTGTACTAAAAGAAGAAGGTCAGTGGAAGTTTCCTCATGAGTTTAATCCAGCTAACTTCCTGAATGATGAGGGGCAGTTTAAAAAACCTGAAGCCTTTATTCCCTTCTCGACAGGTAACTAAACATATAACATAAAGTCACATGTGTCTATGGTTATCCTTGTTTGATCTTGTTTAATGACTAGTATACTTATATTCATTGTTTAAAGGAACCCGTGTGTGTCTTGGTGAGGGTCTTGCTCGTATGGAGCTCTTCTTGATTATCGCCACTCTGCTGCGTCGATTCCAGTTTGTTTGGCCTGAAGATGCCGGGGAACCAGATTACACCCCTGTGTATGGGGCCACGCTCACACCCAGGCCCTACAGAATGCACATCAGACTCAGAGAACCGGccaaataattataataattattactgTGTATATTTTACAAAGATGGACTAGTGTGTTTTACCCATGAAAACATATGTATCATAAGGCACAGAACTATGACCAGTTGGGTTATGGCTAGACTTACTTTGATATACATCATcaaatgtcaatcattctgaaataataaaaactatcaATATAATTTGTGTTTTTGCACTGTATACACGGtcacttcaaagggttttctgcaaaatgatataaagatattgcatttattccactgtatgtggttatgaggacaattcaaatatttttaggcagaaattgaattaaaaaagggtattattcctcccttcagttggaatAGAATAACTTTAggatagattatgatagagaaaaaattccttttcctctgtaagctgacaattgctggaatcaaacaaagcTGTCTGCTGGTttcgttaccactcagggccagagttatacacttttaaatacagactttagaaaaaaacatcaaaaagcgcctatttaattttgtatttattgggaggactgacaacacatacaacagtgtttagcactttcaacagtgttttatgtcatttcaaagggtttcatgtaaaatgataccaaacttttgtatgtgcacctctgcatgtgggtatgggaagcttttgaaattgggtaggccaaatccaggcggaaaTCCCGAAAATAGCCTCAGAGTTTACAAAGACTCCAGTGGTTTCAAAGTAGTTATACTAGCTTGTTACCAGGTAGTTAAACAGTAAGTAACATGAAAAATAATCATGGAATCCACATACATCAAAGCAGATTCAGACGACATATAATCACAAATAAATCTAAAATTTGATAGACTAAATCTTACCTGGTTACAGACCTTTTTAACCTGAGCCTTAAATTAAAGTTTGGAATCAACCAAAACGCTGAGATACTTATATTCAGATACAACTTGTAATCTTTCCCATGATACAAAAACGTCTGGCACTACACTTAAACTATTAGTTTCACTTTACTCAGTACTTAACTCACTTTTTTAGAGATGTTTAACTGTAAACAGCATTGTTCTAGCCAAGCTGTGACATGAACCATGGATTCTGTAAGTTCATTTGCAACTTGTGACGCACTACTTCGGTGTATGTAAATAACAGTGTCGTCCGCATACATTTGAATGTTAGTTTTTGAACAGAACGATGGAAGATCATTGATGTACAATATAAAAAGTAAAGGACCCAAAATAGATCCTTGTGGAAcaccaacaaaaaaaaatctttagaGGGGCTGACTTATAATTATGTATACTAACATACTGTGTGTGACCTGACAAATAAGATTTAATCCATCCTAACGTAGGTGGCAAAAAGTAAAGGTAAAACTTAATAAAGATATAAGAAAATCAGAATTCTGTGATTTACCGTATTAAAGGCATTAAATACAATGGAGACTGGACAACTATAGTAAAAACAGAGAAAGTTTAAATGGAGAGTGTGGATGATGGGAATTGTAGCCTGGAGGAAGATAAATGGAGAAATCAGAGGAAACAGATAGGAGAACAGACTGGTAGTGTGACACATGCAAAATGTTATATAAAAGTGGGAGGAGGGCTCGATGCTCCAGTACGTAAGTGTATGAGAGTGTTGATCAATCTAGTGTAACAGTTAGCCATCAGTCAACATGCTGGTTTGGATTCTGGTGTGGACGTGCATCTTCATTCTCTTTCTTTTCATCCGTATTCCAAGGCCTAAGAACTTTCCTCCTGGACCACGACCAGTCCCATTTTTTGGAAATCTGCTCCAACTCAACATTGCCAATCCTTTGAAAGACTTTGAAAGGGTAATGCTTTCTCTTTAAATACCAGTTTTAAACCTAAAAGAATATATTTTTGTACAacaattattattttctttcaaACGATATGGCATTGATTTAGTATTTCCAGTAATTAATGAGCATTTTTGAGCCTAATGCTTAATGCTATCTTTATGCTTAATACTTTTTAGCTGGCAAATCGTTATGGAAAGGTTTACAGTTTGTACATTGGATCAAGACCAACAGTAGTGCTTAATGGTTTTGAGGTTATGAAGGAAGCTCTTGTTAATAAGGCGGTTGAGTTTGCTGGACGCCCTCAAGACCTCATGATCAACCATGTCATGAAGGAAGGAGGTAAATTTACTACACACAGTGGTGAATTGTGTTAACATTAATCTGCCTAAAAATACACCCTCACTTTTATACCTTTGTACAGACTAAGGTTAATAAATAGAGGTTATTTGCTTATTGTCTGCTCCAAATAGCGAGTTCAAAGAGCAATTTGTTTAACAATTTTTATTGATTTTCCAATAAACCATGTAACATTTTTACAACACATTTTGGACCAGATGTATACAGGCAAATTATGACTGTGTTATACACAATTTGAAGCATAACCTGACAAAAAACACACTTGGTATCAACATGGTCAGTGTTGGTCAAGTTACTTGGAAATAGCAATTAGTTGCTAATTACTGATTACTTCTTCAAGAAAGTAATCCAGTTACTTTACTGATTACTTattttcaaaagtaattagGTACTTTACTAGTTACTTTACTAAGTTACTTTTCTAAAACATGATGCACGACCTGAATATGCTATAAAGCACCAGACCTTTCAGCCTAATTCTATTCTTTTTGCATATTCCATCATCTAAAATTGAATCAAATGAaacgatttgtgaaaaaaacagaggggggatgttttcataggCGTCGATTTCGGTGACTGTGGGTTCGCGTACCCACCATATTTCGTCATGAGTCATTTTGTACCCACCACTTTTAACTTTCGTCCATAATAATTTGACTTTTGGTTGgtttttttgactgttttcagtggttatgaGGAGCATGAGAGAGACATTTGGAAAACATTGTCCGACCTgacaaaaatccattataatatttttttatatatatatatatatatttctaattcaaatattttaatattcagACATGCGCTCTCAGCTCACCAGCTCTGATTGGAACAAACCCGAACCTCACTATCTGCTGAACTtgcgcagaaacatcaaaatattaCCAGCTTTTTACAATGGtctaaaactaaacatttagactattttagCACAAATTATGAActtatttatgatttttttataattcttgaCAAAATTAGAATATAGtaaaagttgtttttttttggaaaaaaagttTTAGGTGGGCCTGTTGAAAAGTGGGACCGTGCCTGAGCTACAGGACATTGTCTTTCCAAACATAACCTGCGCGAAAGAGAAAAAATGAATGCGTCTCTGTCctcagcacatttcaaaacattttaattcataaaaataaatcatgagaacatgaacttcattactgcatttgcaggaattgtaaaaaaaaaatttcttataaactcatgaagcagcctaaCGCAATATTTTCGCAATATTTTCGCAATATTTTCACAGTTCGCGCCTGTGCCACGCTAAACGCTCTTTGGCGTTTATATATGCGTAACTTCGGCCATTCTCAGTGGTGTGACAGGGACACTAACActgcttgtcatcataaacagataatCAGATTGTAATGTTTATTCCAGCTTTATTAATATGTTGAATATGCTGCTGAATATGCTGCCTTCCTTCGTTTCGACAGCTCCACAACCATCTCGCAAGTGTTGATAGGCTATTACTCGTGATGTGTAACCGGGTCTGTAGCAATCAGATAGCGCcgtgggcgggacattgagcaagtctTCAGAGTGGTGAATACTGAAAGGCTGCGCGGCAGCTGTATCAGAGCCAGCCAAAGTagggctttttaaaataaaattgactttaatcaaaccacggatccgtgataagttttgtgatccgtctcgccactagtgtagtagcactgatcactttgagggaggaataaatttatccccaccggggataaaaataattaggcagaggc
The DNA window shown above is from Paramisgurnus dabryanus chromosome 23, PD_genome_1.1, whole genome shotgun sequence and carries:
- the LOC135781333 gene encoding cytochrome P450 2F2-like is translated as MLGLILVWTCIFILFLFIPIPRPKNFPPGPRPVPFFGNLLQLNIANPLKDFDRMANCYGKVYSLYMGSKPTVVLNGFEVMKEALVNKAVEFAGRSQDLMINHVMDGGGVILSDYGPGWKEHRRFSLMTLRNFGLGKQTMEERILGEISHIVDQLNKVVGSSIDPKTMFHNAASNIICMVLFGSRFDYDDEFFKRFIDIITENLKIANGPWAMIYDALPMVRSLPLKAFKKAFTNASTARQMSLNLINEHKKTRVPGKPRDFIDCYLDELDKRGNDGSSFCEDRLTLYILDLHFAGTDTTSNTLLTGFLYLMNHPEVQARCQREIDEVLEGKDQASFEDRHNMPYTQAVIHEVQRVANTVPLSVFHCTTKDTELMGYNIPKGTVVIPNLASVLKEEGQWKFPHEFNPANFLNDEGQFKKPEAFIPFSTGTRVCLGEGLARMELFLIIATLLRRFQFVWPEDAGEPDYTPVYGATLTPRPYRMHIRLREPAK